A genomic region of Mycobacterium sp. Aquia_213 contains the following coding sequences:
- a CDS encoding TetR/AcrR family transcriptional regulator, producing MGVSAPDASRELTSKGRQTRQAIEQAARKLFAERGFHGTTLADITSAAGKSPAVFYRYFADKEDLLAALAESFLHDVVAPSGLSVHLPDSADDDAFFTSVVTGYWNIFKQNIGIMIAVSQLAATQPRFAAVQNEFRRFGMDIVAASVRRAHDQGYSSELNPQHTAAAIALLFENFTTVFVGQSGLGMEISDEDAIATLSTVWKKTLYGA from the coding sequence ATGGGTGTGTCCGCCCCCGATGCGTCGCGGGAGCTGACATCCAAAGGCCGCCAGACCAGGCAGGCCATCGAACAGGCCGCGCGAAAACTGTTTGCCGAACGAGGATTTCACGGCACCACGCTGGCCGATATCACGTCGGCGGCGGGAAAATCTCCGGCGGTTTTCTACCGGTATTTCGCCGACAAGGAAGACCTGCTGGCCGCGCTGGCGGAGTCTTTCCTGCACGACGTCGTGGCCCCGTCCGGGTTGAGCGTGCACCTGCCGGATTCCGCAGACGACGACGCGTTCTTCACCTCGGTGGTCACCGGCTACTGGAACATCTTCAAGCAGAACATCGGCATCATGATCGCAGTCTCGCAGTTGGCGGCCACTCAGCCGCGGTTCGCGGCTGTGCAGAACGAGTTTCGCAGGTTCGGCATGGACATCGTGGCCGCCTCGGTGCGGCGCGCCCATGACCAGGGCTACAGCAGCGAGCTCAACCCGCAACACACCGCGGCCGCCATCGCGCTGCTGTTCGAGAACTTCACCACCGTCTTCGTCGGGCAGTCTGGTCTCGGGATGGAGATCAGCGACGAGGACGCGATCGCTACCCTGTCGACGGTGTGGAAGAAGACTCTCTATGGCGCGTAA
- a CDS encoding hydroxymethylglutaryl-CoA lyase: MNRHVDIREVALRDGLQIEKPIPLSAKLELLAAVAATGVREVEVTAFVSPTKVPSMADAAELAAELHNYPDIEFSALVASPNGAKRAVAAGLRSIEYVVAADDTFSTANVGRTSTEAADQIDEIVAIAHGSGVTVEVVIATAWDSPFEGPTPPQRVLEIAAAARDRGADRLSIADTIGTTTPGRVSSLIAQLRPVIGDVPLGAHFHNTRGAGLASAYAAVTAGVTRLDASVGGLGGCPFAPGATGNIATEDLVYLLTDSDIDVDVDLQAAIAAAGVAKSAVRHDLPSALLRAGDRIRD; this comes from the coding sequence GTGAACCGGCACGTTGATATCCGTGAGGTGGCGCTGCGCGACGGGCTGCAGATCGAAAAGCCAATCCCGTTGTCGGCCAAGCTGGAATTGCTCGCGGCGGTGGCCGCCACCGGCGTGCGCGAGGTGGAGGTCACGGCTTTCGTGTCCCCGACGAAGGTGCCGTCGATGGCCGACGCCGCCGAACTCGCCGCCGAGCTGCACAACTACCCCGACATCGAATTCTCCGCCCTGGTCGCCAGCCCCAATGGTGCCAAGCGTGCCGTTGCCGCCGGACTGCGGTCGATCGAATACGTGGTGGCCGCCGACGACACGTTCAGCACGGCCAACGTCGGGCGCACCAGCACGGAAGCCGCCGACCAGATCGACGAGATCGTCGCGATCGCGCACGGCAGCGGCGTCACGGTCGAGGTCGTCATCGCGACCGCGTGGGACTCGCCGTTCGAAGGCCCCACCCCACCGCAGCGGGTGCTGGAGATCGCTGCGGCCGCCCGCGACCGCGGAGCCGACCGGCTGTCGATCGCCGACACCATCGGCACCACCACCCCGGGCCGGGTGAGTTCGCTGATCGCCCAACTGCGTCCGGTGATCGGCGACGTGCCGCTGGGCGCACACTTCCACAACACCCGCGGCGCCGGGCTGGCCAGCGCGTACGCGGCAGTCACCGCCGGCGTCACCCGACTGGACGCCTCGGTCGGCGGGCTGGGCGGTTGCCCGTTCGCGCCCGGCGCCACCGGCAACATCGCCACCGAAGACCTGGTCTATCTGCTGACCGACAGCGATATCGACGTCGACGTCGACCTGCAGGCCGCGATCGCCGCCGCCGGCGTCGCGAAATCGGCTGTCCGCCATGACCTGCCGAGCGCGCTGCTGCGTGCGGGCGACCGGATCCGGGACTGA
- a CDS encoding acyl-CoA dehydrogenase family protein yields the protein MDFTLPEHLPSVLAEMDAFIEAEIKPLERENIQYFDQRREHARTDWDNDGIPTEEWEELLAEMRRRADKAGWLRYGLPASLGGRDGTNVDMAVIREHLAHKGLGLHNDLQNESSIVGNFPQVIMMERFGTDEQRRVWSEALITGKRSMAFGLTEPQHGSDATWLETHAQRDGDSWVINGSKRFNTGVHRATHDLVFARTSGEPGQARGITAFLVPTDTPGFTVPYYWWTFNMPTDHGEVELTDVRIPADAVLGEVDRGLEVAQTFLHENRIRQAASSLGAAQYCIDRAAEYAAKRIVFGKPLSVNQAVQWPLAELQTEAQMVRLLVQFAAWHLDRDHHLEVSDKVSMANYRANRLVCDAADRAMQVFGGLGYSRHEQFEHIYRHHRRYRITEGAEEIQIRRVAQRLFKFGKQ from the coding sequence ATGGATTTCACTCTTCCAGAACACCTTCCGAGCGTCCTGGCCGAGATGGATGCGTTCATCGAGGCCGAGATCAAGCCGCTGGAACGCGAAAACATCCAGTATTTCGACCAGCGCCGGGAGCATGCCCGCACGGATTGGGACAACGACGGCATCCCGACTGAAGAGTGGGAGGAACTGCTCGCGGAGATGCGCCGGCGTGCCGATAAGGCGGGCTGGCTGCGCTACGGACTGCCGGCCTCGCTGGGCGGCCGCGACGGTACCAACGTCGACATGGCGGTGATCCGGGAACACCTGGCGCACAAGGGACTTGGGCTGCACAACGACCTGCAGAACGAGTCGTCGATCGTCGGGAACTTTCCCCAGGTGATCATGATGGAGCGGTTCGGCACCGACGAGCAACGCCGCGTGTGGTCCGAGGCGTTGATCACCGGCAAGCGGTCCATGGCATTCGGACTGACCGAGCCTCAGCACGGTTCCGACGCGACCTGGCTGGAAACCCACGCCCAGCGCGACGGTGACAGCTGGGTGATCAACGGCTCCAAGCGGTTCAACACCGGCGTCCACCGCGCCACCCACGACTTGGTCTTCGCCCGCACCTCCGGCGAGCCGGGACAAGCCCGGGGTATCACCGCGTTTCTGGTCCCGACCGACACGCCCGGATTCACGGTCCCCTACTACTGGTGGACGTTCAACATGCCCACCGACCACGGCGAAGTCGAATTGACCGATGTGCGAATCCCCGCCGACGCGGTGCTCGGTGAGGTCGACCGCGGCCTCGAGGTCGCGCAAACGTTCCTGCACGAGAACCGGATTCGCCAAGCCGCCAGCAGCCTGGGTGCGGCGCAATACTGCATCGATCGTGCCGCCGAATACGCCGCCAAGCGCATCGTGTTCGGCAAGCCGCTGTCGGTCAACCAGGCCGTGCAATGGCCGCTGGCCGAGCTGCAGACCGAAGCGCAGATGGTGCGGCTGCTGGTGCAATTCGCCGCCTGGCACCTGGACCGCGACCACCACCTGGAGGTGTCGGACAAAGTGTCGATGGCGAACTATCGCGCCAACCGGCTGGTCTGCGATGCCGCCGACCGGGCCATGCAGGTCTTCGGCGGCCTCGGCTACAGCCGTCATGAGCAATTCGAGCACATCTACCGCCACCACCGCCGCTACCGAATCACCGAGGGCGCCGAGGAAATCCAGATCCGCCGAGTGGCGCAGCGGCTGTTCAAGTTTGGCAAGCAGTGA